A region of Ictidomys tridecemlineatus isolate mIctTri1 chromosome 4, mIctTri1.hap1, whole genome shotgun sequence DNA encodes the following proteins:
- the Rmi1 gene encoding recQ-mediated genome instability protein 1 isoform X1, with protein MSVTGIASRAETWLLATWHVKVPLMWLEACINWIQEESNNVNLSQAQINKQVFEQWLLTDLRDLEHPLLPDGILELPKGELNGFYALQIISLVDVSQPAYSQIQKLRGKNTTNDLVTAETQVTPKPWEAKSSRMLMLQLTDGIIQLQGMEYQSVPALHSDLPPGTKILIYGNISFRLGVLLLKPENVKVLGGEVDALLEEYAQEKVLARLIGEPDPVVSVIPNNSCQNIPRVTDVLDPALGPSDEELLASLDENDELAANNDTSLERCFNIGSSSNTIPTRQPGIEPGFVVSPRPKEKLPDQSVHFTDGELDDFSLEEALLLEETVQKEQMETRELQTLTLNRNKDENIERFSHKPNTLHDFSLIYKQENSKWNEEHLSKQGTHEDRCFGSPARDKNSSVFFDHCNVSLAHDFTRKDKNSETDYKIKQIISCSSSYSLNDKILNKELVNDVSKKSSQISNENGYHLHTCSLRSSETSTDLFTGMDLYSPPFIYLSVLMANKPKEIITVKIKAFIVTLTGNLSSSGGIWNITAKISDGTAYLDVDFVDEILTSLIGFSVPEMKQLKKDPLKYQKFLEGLQKCQRDLIDLCCLMTISFNPSLCRAVVLALQDVNMEHLENLKKRLNK; from the coding sequence ATGAGTGTAACTGGTATTGCTTCAAGAGCTGAAACCTGGCTGTTAGCTACGTGGCATGTTAAAGTACCTCTAATGTGGCTGGAAGCTTGTATTAACTGGATCCAAGAAGAAAGTAATAATGTTAATTTGAGTCAggcacaaataaacaaacaagtatTTGAGCAATGGCTACTTACTGATCTGAGAGATTTGGAACACCCTCTTTTACCTGATGGCATTTTAGAACTTCCAAAAGGAGAATTGAATGGATTTTATGCTCTACAGATTATTTCCTTGGTTGATGTAAGTCAACCTGCATATTCCCAGATACAGAAGTTGAGAGGAAAGAATACAACTAATGATTTAGTTACTGCTGAAACACAAGTTACCCCCAAACCTTGGGAAGCAAAGTCTTCACGAATGTTGATGCTGCAGTTAACTGATGGAATTATACAATTGCAGGGAATGGAATACCAGTCTGTTCCAGCTCTTCATAGTGATCTTCCTCCAGGTACAAAAATTTTGATTTATGGAAACATTTCTTTCCGTCTTGGTGTTCTCTTGTTGAAACCAGAAAATGTAAAGGTTTTGGGAGGTGAAGTAGATGCTCTTTTAGAAGAATATGCACAAGAAAAAGTACTTGCAAGATTAATTGGGGAACCTGATCCCGTTGTTTCGGTCATACCAAATAATTCTTGCCAAAACATTCCCAGAGTTACAGATGTCCTAGATCCTGCATTAGGACCTTCTGATGAAGAACTCTTGGCAAGTCTTGATGAAAATGATGAACTTGCAGCAAATAATGACACCTCCTTGGAAAGATGTTTCAATATAGGTAGTTCCTCAAATACTATTCCCACAAGACAACCAGGTATTGAGCCAGGATTTGTTGTTTCTCCTAGACCAAAGGAGAAACTACCAGACCAATCTGTGCATTTCACTGATGGGGAATTAGATGACTTTTCACTGGAGGAGGCCTTGCTTTTAGAAGAAACTGTCcagaaagaacaaatggaaactAGAGAATTGCAGACATTGACTTTGAACAGAAACAAAGATGAAAACATAGAGAGATTTTCACATAAACCTAATACTCTGCATGACTTTTCTTTGATTTACAAACAAGAAAATAGTAAATGGAATGAAGAACATTTATCTAAACAAGGGACTCATGAAGATAGGTGTTTTGGTAGTCCTGCTAGAGACAAAAACAGCAGTGTTTTTTTTGATCATTGTAATGTGTCCTTAGCCCATGATTTTACAAGAAAAGATAAAAACTCAGAGacagattataaaataaaacaaatcatcaGCTGTTCAAGTAGCTATTccttaaatgataaaatattaaataaagaactAGTCAATGATGTGTCAAAAAAAAGCTCACAAATTTCTAATGAAAATGGCTACCATTTACATACCTGTTCTTTACGTTCCTCAGAGACTagcactgatctttttactgGCATGGATTTGTATTCACCACCTTTTATCTATTTGTCTGTTCTAATGGCTAACAAACCAAAGGAAATTATTACAGTGAAAATCAAAGCATTTATTGTAACTTTAACTGGAAATCTCTCAAGTTCTGGTGGCATTTGGAATATAACTGCAAAGATTTCTGATGGTACTGCATACCTCGATGTAGACTTTGTAGATGAAATACTTACTAGTTTGATAGGGTTTTCCGTACCAGAAATGAAACAGTTAAAAAAAGATCCTCTTAAATACCAAAAGTTCCTAGAAGGTTTGCAGAAATGTCAGAGAGATCTAATAGATTTGTGCTGTCTAATgactatttcatttaatccttcctTGTGTAGAGCAGTGGTACTTGCATTACAAGATGTTAATATGGAACACCTTGAGAACCTAAAGAAGcgattgaataaataa
- the Rmi1 gene encoding recQ-mediated genome instability protein 1 isoform X2 has protein sequence MCTTMPGSTVMFVTEMSVTGIASRAETWLLATWHVKVPLMWLEACINWIQEESNNVNLSQAQINKQVFEQWLLTDLRDLEHPLLPDGILELPKGELNGFYALQIISLVDVSQPAYSQIQKLRGKNTTNDLVTAETQVTPKPWEAKSSRMLMLQLTDGIIQLQGMEYQSVPALHSDLPPGTKILIYGNISFRLGVLLLKPENVKVLGGEVDALLEEYAQEKVLARLIGEPDPVVSVIPNNSCQNIPRVTDVLDPALGPSDEELLASLDENDELAANNDTSLERCFNIGSSSNTIPTRQPGIEPGFVVSPRPKEKLPDQSVHFTDGELDDFSLEEALLLEETVQKEQMETRELQTLTLNRNKDENIERFSHKPNTLHDFSLIYKQENSKWNEEHLSKQGTHEDRCFGSPARDKNSSVFFDHCNVSLAHDFTRKDKNSETDYKIKQIISCSSSYSLNDKILNKELVNDVSKKSSQISNENGYHLHTCSLRSSETSTDLFTGMDLYSPPFIYLSVLMANKPKEIITVKIKAFIVTLTGNLSSSGGIWNITAKISDGTAYLDVDFVDEILTSLIGFSVPEMKQLKKDPLKYQKFLEGLQKCQRDLIDLCCLMTISFNPSLCRAVVLALQDVNMEHLENLKKRLNK, from the coding sequence gtaACAGAAATGAGTGTAACTGGTATTGCTTCAAGAGCTGAAACCTGGCTGTTAGCTACGTGGCATGTTAAAGTACCTCTAATGTGGCTGGAAGCTTGTATTAACTGGATCCAAGAAGAAAGTAATAATGTTAATTTGAGTCAggcacaaataaacaaacaagtatTTGAGCAATGGCTACTTACTGATCTGAGAGATTTGGAACACCCTCTTTTACCTGATGGCATTTTAGAACTTCCAAAAGGAGAATTGAATGGATTTTATGCTCTACAGATTATTTCCTTGGTTGATGTAAGTCAACCTGCATATTCCCAGATACAGAAGTTGAGAGGAAAGAATACAACTAATGATTTAGTTACTGCTGAAACACAAGTTACCCCCAAACCTTGGGAAGCAAAGTCTTCACGAATGTTGATGCTGCAGTTAACTGATGGAATTATACAATTGCAGGGAATGGAATACCAGTCTGTTCCAGCTCTTCATAGTGATCTTCCTCCAGGTACAAAAATTTTGATTTATGGAAACATTTCTTTCCGTCTTGGTGTTCTCTTGTTGAAACCAGAAAATGTAAAGGTTTTGGGAGGTGAAGTAGATGCTCTTTTAGAAGAATATGCACAAGAAAAAGTACTTGCAAGATTAATTGGGGAACCTGATCCCGTTGTTTCGGTCATACCAAATAATTCTTGCCAAAACATTCCCAGAGTTACAGATGTCCTAGATCCTGCATTAGGACCTTCTGATGAAGAACTCTTGGCAAGTCTTGATGAAAATGATGAACTTGCAGCAAATAATGACACCTCCTTGGAAAGATGTTTCAATATAGGTAGTTCCTCAAATACTATTCCCACAAGACAACCAGGTATTGAGCCAGGATTTGTTGTTTCTCCTAGACCAAAGGAGAAACTACCAGACCAATCTGTGCATTTCACTGATGGGGAATTAGATGACTTTTCACTGGAGGAGGCCTTGCTTTTAGAAGAAACTGTCcagaaagaacaaatggaaactAGAGAATTGCAGACATTGACTTTGAACAGAAACAAAGATGAAAACATAGAGAGATTTTCACATAAACCTAATACTCTGCATGACTTTTCTTTGATTTACAAACAAGAAAATAGTAAATGGAATGAAGAACATTTATCTAAACAAGGGACTCATGAAGATAGGTGTTTTGGTAGTCCTGCTAGAGACAAAAACAGCAGTGTTTTTTTTGATCATTGTAATGTGTCCTTAGCCCATGATTTTACAAGAAAAGATAAAAACTCAGAGacagattataaaataaaacaaatcatcaGCTGTTCAAGTAGCTATTccttaaatgataaaatattaaataaagaactAGTCAATGATGTGTCAAAAAAAAGCTCACAAATTTCTAATGAAAATGGCTACCATTTACATACCTGTTCTTTACGTTCCTCAGAGACTagcactgatctttttactgGCATGGATTTGTATTCACCACCTTTTATCTATTTGTCTGTTCTAATGGCTAACAAACCAAAGGAAATTATTACAGTGAAAATCAAAGCATTTATTGTAACTTTAACTGGAAATCTCTCAAGTTCTGGTGGCATTTGGAATATAACTGCAAAGATTTCTGATGGTACTGCATACCTCGATGTAGACTTTGTAGATGAAATACTTACTAGTTTGATAGGGTTTTCCGTACCAGAAATGAAACAGTTAAAAAAAGATCCTCTTAAATACCAAAAGTTCCTAGAAGGTTTGCAGAAATGTCAGAGAGATCTAATAGATTTGTGCTGTCTAATgactatttcatttaatccttcctTGTGTAGAGCAGTGGTACTTGCATTACAAGATGTTAATATGGAACACCTTGAGAACCTAAAGAAGcgattgaataaataa